Proteins co-encoded in one Thermomicrobiales bacterium genomic window:
- a CDS encoding amidohydrolase family protein: MTAQIIRNGTLIDGNGGEPVANGAVLVEDGRIVAVGPDGSFAVPGGAVEIDAGGGTILPGLIDTHVHITGEGMNLAKLLTTPFSYRFYETIDYMRKTLDVGITTIRDAGGADAGIKMAVENGLITGPRMQISISVLSTTGGHGDGWMLSGNDLKMTPAYPGYPDGICDGPEEVRKKVREILRAGAEVIKVCSTGGVGSPTDHPNFTQFSIEELKIMVEEGHFHGGIKVMSHAQGAEGIKNAVIAGIHSIEHGIYLDDEAIEMMIEHGTFLVPTLVAPLGVLESVEQGNAAPEYALRKARESVGAHKDSIARAYKAGVKIAMGTDAAVVPHGTNLRELGLMCDAGMSPMESLVATTKVAAECLGWQDRVGTLEAGKYADVVITRTDPLADIRSLEDTNNIAFVMKGGEIVKDIRNA, translated from the coding sequence ATGACCGCGCAGATCATTCGGAATGGCACGTTGATCGACGGCAATGGCGGTGAGCCAGTCGCCAATGGGGCGGTGCTGGTTGAGGACGGCAGGATCGTCGCCGTCGGGCCGGACGGCAGCTTCGCCGTGCCGGGCGGCGCAGTCGAGATCGACGCTGGCGGCGGGACGATCCTGCCGGGGCTGATCGACACCCACGTCCACATCACCGGTGAGGGGATGAACCTCGCCAAGCTGCTGACGACGCCATTCTCCTATCGCTTCTACGAGACGATCGACTACATGCGCAAGACGCTGGACGTCGGGATCACGACGATCCGTGACGCCGGCGGCGCAGACGCTGGCATCAAGATGGCGGTCGAGAACGGCCTCATCACCGGCCCGCGGATGCAGATCAGCATCAGCGTCCTCTCGACCACCGGCGGGCATGGCGACGGCTGGATGCTCTCTGGCAACGACCTGAAGATGACGCCAGCCTACCCTGGCTATCCGGATGGCATCTGCGACGGCCCCGAGGAGGTGCGCAAGAAGGTCCGCGAGATCCTGCGCGCCGGCGCGGAGGTGATCAAAGTCTGCTCGACCGGCGGCGTCGGCAGCCCGACCGACCACCCGAACTTCACCCAGTTCTCGATTGAAGAGCTGAAGATCATGGTCGAAGAGGGTCACTTCCACGGCGGCATCAAGGTCATGTCCCACGCGCAGGGCGCGGAGGGGATCAAGAACGCCGTCATTGCCGGCATCCATTCGATCGAGCACGGCATCTATCTGGACGACGAGGCGATCGAGATGATGATCGAGCACGGCACCTTCCTCGTGCCGACCCTCGTCGCGCCGCTCGGCGTCCTCGAATCGGTCGAGCAGGGCAACGCCGCGCCGGAGTACGCGCTGCGCAAGGCTCGCGAGTCGGTCGGCGCGCACAAGGACAGCATCGCCCGCGCCTACAAGGCCGGTGTCAAGATCGCGATGGGAACCGACGCAGCGGTCGTCCCCCACGGCACGAACCTGCGCGAGCTGGGGCTGATGTGCGATGCCGGCATGTCGCCGATGGAGTCGCTCGTCGCCACGACGAAGGTCGCCGCCGAATGCCTCGGCTGGCAGGATCGCGTCGGCACGCTGGAGGCCGGCAAGTACGCCGACGTCGTCATCACCCGGACCGACCCGCTGGCCGACATCCGCTCGCTGGAGGACACGAACAACATCGCGTTCGTCATGAAGGGCGGCGAGATCGTCAAGGACATCCGCAACGCCTGA
- a CDS encoding ABC transporter ATP-binding protein yields the protein MVTNTTPSVAARGLTQRIGRTTILNGIDLQISGGVVGLLGPNGAGKTTLLRTLATVLSPASGELQLLGHDPRRSSERTAIRRRLGYLPQHLGYYPGFTVFEFVEYFALLKEMPADEVRPAVARAIERVGLADRAKSKLKTLSGGMLRRVGIAQALVNDPDLLLLDEPTAGLDPEQRVLFRALLRDAGQHATVIISTHLIEDVAAACTAMALLDGGRIVFRGTPDELSQLGDGGIGDSALERGYTRVLTGARG from the coding sequence ATGGTAACGAACACGACGCCAAGCGTCGCCGCGCGCGGCCTGACGCAACGAATCGGCCGCACGACGATCCTGAACGGGATCGACCTGCAGATCTCCGGCGGTGTCGTCGGCCTGCTCGGCCCGAATGGCGCTGGCAAGACGACGCTGTTGCGGACATTGGCCACCGTGCTGTCGCCGGCGAGCGGTGAGCTGCAGCTCCTCGGCCACGACCCGCGTCGATCAAGCGAGCGGACCGCGATCCGTCGCCGGCTCGGCTATCTCCCGCAGCACCTCGGCTACTATCCCGGTTTCACCGTCTTCGAGTTCGTTGAGTACTTCGCGCTGCTCAAGGAGATGCCGGCCGATGAGGTTCGTCCGGCGGTCGCGCGGGCGATCGAGCGGGTCGGGCTGGCGGACCGGGCGAAGTCGAAGCTGAAGACGCTCTCCGGCGGCATGCTCCGGCGGGTTGGCATCGCTCAGGCGCTCGTCAACGATCCCGACCTGCTGCTGCTTGACGAGCCGACCGCCGGCCTCGACCCCGAACAGCGCGTTCTCTTTCGCGCCCTGCTACGGGATGCCGGCCAGCATGCCACGGTCATCATCAGCACCCACCTTATCGAGGACGTCGCCGCCGCCTGTACCGCTATGGCGTTGCTGGACGGTGGACGGATCGTCTTTCGTGGCACGCCCGACGAGCTCAGCCAGCTCGGCGACGGTGGCATCGGCGATTCGGCGCTGGAGCGTGGCTATACACGCGTGCTGACAGGAGCGCGCGGATGA
- a CDS encoding AMP-binding protein has protein sequence MGSDMTTFGRRVAELAEEHPDKPALIFAATSGDEQIVTWAEYDRATNQLARLLAGRGVAAGTMVVVGLWNSIEHVLLTTAAWKLGALALPLRAALPAHERDQILDLARPSLVCADWDDTDWPLLRPAEVALSDGYDDAPLPDDPPHPGKAIASGGSTGRSKIITDPTWDPVAYAARGSKLGARHGSVELLAAPLYHNSPFLSAFGGLADDHVLVIMERFDAARALDLIERHRVNYGYMPPIIMRRIVLQPDIHERDLSSIEGIQSSAAPCPEWLKRAWIDLVGPESVYEVYGSTEGIGATIIRGDEWLEHPGSVGRPVSCDIRIQDAEGNALPPGEIGEIFMRPSSGDVTYRYIGAEPKATDDGFQSVGDLGWVDADGYLFIADRRTDLIVTGGANVYPAEVEAVLGTHPGVDDVAVIGVPDEEWGRRVHAIVQPRDPAEPPSPEALDRHCRADLTSYKVPKTYELLAALPRNEAGKIRRSDLAAERESGWTDAMMRPKRETPAS, from the coding sequence ATGGGCAGTGACATGACGACGTTCGGCCGGCGGGTTGCCGAGCTTGCGGAAGAGCATCCCGACAAGCCGGCGCTGATCTTCGCCGCGACCAGCGGTGATGAGCAGATCGTGACCTGGGCGGAGTACGACCGCGCGACAAACCAGCTGGCGAGATTGCTGGCCGGGCGTGGCGTGGCCGCCGGGACGATGGTCGTCGTCGGCCTCTGGAACTCGATCGAGCACGTCCTGCTGACGACCGCTGCCTGGAAGCTGGGCGCGCTGGCGCTGCCGCTGCGCGCTGCCCTGCCGGCCCACGAGCGCGACCAGATCCTCGATCTCGCCCGGCCGTCCCTCGTCTGCGCCGACTGGGATGACACCGACTGGCCGCTGCTGCGGCCGGCCGAGGTTGCGCTGTCCGACGGCTACGACGATGCTCCGCTGCCCGATGACCCGCCGCACCCCGGCAAGGCGATCGCCTCCGGCGGCTCGACCGGCCGCTCGAAGATCATCACCGACCCAACCTGGGACCCGGTCGCCTACGCGGCGCGTGGCAGCAAGCTGGGCGCGCGGCACGGCTCGGTCGAGCTCCTCGCCGCGCCGCTCTACCACAACTCGCCTTTCCTCAGCGCATTCGGCGGGCTGGCCGACGATCATGTCCTCGTCATCATGGAGCGCTTCGACGCCGCGCGGGCGCTGGATCTGATCGAGCGTCACCGGGTCAACTACGGCTACATGCCGCCGATCATCATGCGGCGCATCGTGCTGCAGCCGGACATCCACGAGCGCGACCTCTCCAGCATCGAGGGCATCCAGTCCTCCGCCGCCCCCTGCCCGGAGTGGTTGAAGCGCGCCTGGATCGACCTGGTCGGGCCGGAGAGCGTCTACGAGGTGTATGGCTCGACCGAGGGGATCGGCGCGACGATCATCCGCGGCGACGAATGGCTGGAGCATCCGGGCAGCGTCGGCCGGCCGGTCAGTTGCGACATCCGCATCCAGGACGCCGAGGGCAACGCGCTCCCGCCAGGCGAGATCGGCGAGATCTTCATGCGCCCATCGTCCGGCGACGTGACCTATCGCTACATCGGCGCGGAGCCGAAGGCAACCGACGACGGCTTCCAGTCGGTCGGCGACCTCGGCTGGGTCGATGCCGATGGCTACCTCTTCATCGCCGACCGCCGGACCGATCTGATCGTCACCGGCGGGGCGAACGTCTACCCGGCCGAGGTCGAGGCGGTCCTCGGCACGCATCCCGGCGTCGACGACGTTGCCGTCATCGGCGTGCCGGACGAGGAGTGGGGCCGGCGTGTCCACGCCATCGTCCAGCCGCGCGATCCTGCCGAGCCGCCGTCGCCCGAGGCGCTCGATCGTCACTGCCGCGCCGACCTGACGTCGTACAAGGTCCCGAAGACGTACGAGCTCCTTGCCGCGCTGCCCCGCAACGAGGCCGGCAAGATCCGGCGCTCCGACCTCGCCGCCGAGCGCGAGTCCGGCTGGACGGACGCGATGATGCGCCCGAAGCGGGAGACGCCGGCGTCGTGA
- a CDS encoding CpsB/CapC family capsule biosynthesis tyrosine phosphatase — protein sequence MIDLHTHILPHIDDGATSWDTAVAMVRRAVEDGVGTLVATPHSHHVRGRDIRGATQRLQELADAEGLDVTILPGSEVRIVAGLDAAWRAGELQSIDDGPWLLLELPLHDEWPLPLVLGAIERLRAVGARPILAHAERYPFVHKRPAAVAEIIALGVPVQVNAASLFYRESDLDRRAAEALIHAGLAHLIASDAHNVRYRPPGISAAMERVAKLASRDVAARMQELARAIVERREVDVS from the coding sequence GTGATCGACCTCCACACCCATATCCTGCCCCACATCGACGACGGGGCGACATCGTGGGACACCGCCGTCGCGATGGTTCGGCGGGCCGTCGAGGACGGCGTCGGGACGCTGGTCGCCACCCCGCACAGCCACCACGTCCGCGGCCGGGACATCCGGGGCGCGACGCAGCGCCTGCAGGAGCTCGCCGATGCGGAAGGGCTGGACGTGACGATCCTGCCGGGGAGCGAGGTGCGGATCGTCGCCGGGCTTGACGCCGCCTGGCGCGCCGGGGAGCTGCAGTCGATCGACGACGGCCCCTGGCTGCTGCTGGAGCTGCCGCTGCACGACGAGTGGCCACTGCCGCTGGTGCTGGGCGCGATCGAGCGGCTACGCGCCGTCGGGGCGCGGCCGATCCTCGCGCATGCCGAGCGCTACCCGTTCGTCCACAAGCGCCCGGCCGCGGTCGCCGAGATCATCGCGCTCGGTGTGCCTGTGCAAGTCAACGCCGCCTCGCTGTTCTACCGCGAGTCCGACCTCGACCGCCGCGCCGCCGAGGCGCTCATCCACGCCGGCCTCGCCCACCTGATCGCCAGCGACGCCCACAACGTCCGCTATCGCCCGCCGGGCATCAGCGCCGCGATGGAGCGTGTGGCGAAACTGGCCAGTCGGGATGTCGCCGCACGCATGCAGGAGCTCGCCCGAGCGATCGTCGAGCGCCGAGAGGTGGATGTCTCGTAG
- a CDS encoding hydroxyacid-oxoacid transhydrogenase, translating to MPATETIFTMDTSSIKYGPGATREVGEEMRRLGAKRVLVVTDPRLSASQPVQTTLESLRSAGIEAELYDRTRVEPTDASFLDAIAVATEGRFDGYVGIGGGSSIDTAKVANLYATWPADLLEYVNAPVGRATPVPGAVKPLIAIPTTAGTGSETTGVAIFDYVAMHAKTGIAHRALRPVMGIIDPDNTRTMPPMVAACSGFDVLSHAVESLTALPYNQRPAPESIAMRPSYQGANPISDIWASRALEMVAANIVRAVEHPDDDEARGQMLLASAFAGIGFGNAGVHLPHGMSYPVSGMVREYQPAGYDVGHPIIPHGMSVMLNAPAVFRWTSSANPERHLLAARLIGADVEGAAPEDAGRILADAMIVLMRQTGMPSGLAAVGFEGDDIPALVAGTIPQHRVTKLSPRPASEEDLAGLFADAMRYW from the coding sequence ATGCCAGCGACCGAGACGATCTTTACGATGGACACGTCCAGCATCAAGTACGGGCCGGGGGCGACCCGCGAGGTTGGCGAGGAGATGCGGCGGCTCGGCGCAAAGCGCGTGCTGGTCGTGACGGATCCGCGCCTCAGCGCCAGCCAGCCGGTCCAGACGACGCTGGAGTCGCTGCGGTCGGCCGGGATCGAGGCCGAGCTGTACGACAGGACGCGGGTCGAGCCGACTGACGCGTCGTTTCTCGACGCCATCGCGGTGGCAACCGAGGGCAGGTTCGACGGCTACGTCGGCATCGGCGGAGGGTCGAGCATCGACACGGCCAAGGTCGCCAATCTCTACGCGACGTGGCCGGCCGACCTGCTGGAGTACGTCAACGCGCCGGTCGGCCGGGCGACGCCAGTGCCGGGGGCGGTCAAGCCGCTGATCGCCATCCCCACCACCGCCGGGACCGGCAGCGAGACGACCGGTGTCGCGATCTTCGATTATGTCGCGATGCATGCCAAGACTGGCATCGCCCACCGAGCGCTGCGTCCGGTCATGGGCATCATCGATCCGGACAACACCCGGACGATGCCGCCGATGGTCGCGGCGTGCTCGGGGTTCGACGTGCTCTCGCACGCGGTCGAGTCGCTGACGGCGCTGCCCTACAACCAGCGGCCTGCGCCAGAGAGCATCGCGATGCGGCCCTCCTACCAGGGCGCCAACCCGATCTCCGACATCTGGGCATCCAGGGCGCTTGAGATGGTCGCGGCGAACATCGTCCGTGCCGTCGAGCATCCTGACGACGACGAGGCGCGCGGCCAGATGCTGCTGGCGTCGGCGTTTGCCGGGATCGGCTTCGGCAACGCCGGGGTGCACCTGCCGCATGGCATGTCCTACCCGGTCTCGGGGATGGTCCGCGAGTACCAGCCGGCCGGCTACGACGTCGGCCACCCGATCATCCCCCACGGCATGTCGGTGATGCTCAACGCGCCGGCCGTCTTCCGCTGGACCAGCTCGGCGAACCCGGAGCGCCACTTGCTGGCGGCACGGCTGATTGGCGCCGATGTCGAGGGCGCCGCTCCGGAGGACGCCGGCCGTATCCTCGCCGACGCGATGATCGTGCTGATGCGTCAGACCGGCATGCCCAGCGGCCTGGCCGCTGTCGGCTTCGAGGGCGACGACATCCCGGCGCTGGTGGCCGGCACGATCCCGCAGCACCGCGTCACGAAGCTCTCGCCACGCCCAGCGTCGGAGGAGGACCTGGCCGGCCTGTTCGCCGACGCAATGCGCTACTGGTAG